Genomic segment of Arachis hypogaea cultivar Tifrunner chromosome 16, arahy.Tifrunner.gnm2.J5K5, whole genome shotgun sequence:
GGTTGTCACTGCAACGGACAAATCCAAGGATGCCACTTCCAAATCTCAAGATGATGTCAATCAAGACTTAGCTGAGAAATTAGAAGATTGGGATAGTAAAAATCATCAGATTATCACTTGGTTTCAGAATACTTCCATCCCAGGTATCCATCTATAATTTGGACATTTTGAAACGGTTAAAAAGGTATGGAATCATCTAGCCAAATGTTATACCATTTCTGATCTCTCACATCAATATCAACTTCTCAAGGAGCTTCACAGCCTTAAACAAGACTAGGGACAAGCTgtttatgattttctttctcaaatGCAAATCATTTGGGATCAACTGACTTTTTGTGAACCTGTTCTTAAAAGTGCAAATATTGCCAAGTTATATGAGGATTATCGTAACTGAACACACCTTATTCAGTTTCTCATGGCACTTACTGATGACTATGAGCCAGTAAGAGCCTCTCTTCTCCATCAGAGTCCCTTGCCTAGTATTGAAGATACTCTCCCCTACCTGAAGTTTGAAGAAACGCGTCTAGGGCTTACTCGATCCAGAACTGAGAATGTCTTTGCAATTGCTGACAAAAAGACAAAATTTTGTCGACATTGTAACCGTTCTGGTCATCTCTTTCCTGATTGTCCCTTTGTTGAATGTCGAAAATGTAAGCAAAAAGGTCATATAGCCTCCAACTGTTCCACCATATTTTGACACTACTGCAACCAATTCGGCTACTTAATTACCTCTTGTGCTACTCATCCACCATGTCCAGATCCAAATAAGCATCATCTCGTTCTAAGTCAGTGCCTGTTTCTCTTGTTGTTGCTAATGTCTCTACCTCATCCACTTCTGCTAGTCCATTGCCTAGCTATTTCTTCATCAGATGTTGAATCATGTCTTAAACAACTTCCCTCGTTCTCTAGTAATACTTCTTCTACTTTATCCACTGATCCAGGTAATTttaaatggtattttgattctGATTAATtactttaatcacatgtctccttTACGTCATCTTTTCTCCTCTTTCTCTACCACTACTTCAACCCTTTCTATCCACACCGTTGATGGATATCTTATGCATGTGAAGCATAAGGGTTCCATATCCCAGCCAAACCTAAAGCTTCTTGATActtattttattcttcaattaCATTTCACTTTAATTTCTGTCGGCCAATTAGTTGAGCTAGGTTTTGAtgtcaatttttctatttctggTTATCGTGTGCAGGATCGTCGGGTGGAATAGATCATCGAAACTGGATGTAAGGTTGGAAGACATTTTGAGCTAAGGAATCTTCAtgtttgatgagtttggaaaactccaaattaatatgatgatcaaacattgttaaaaattattattaggatttattaatttgattttgattcaAAATTATGTGCTTAATAatttctgttttgtgtgcagattttgATCATTGGGCTTAATGAAACTTAAAGCCCAAATGTGCTAAGGAAGTAGTATTCAGCCTTGTACAAAATTCTAATTAATGAATGGCTGAGTTATTACTATGAGTTGGACCAGAAAATCTTTAAGCAAGCCCAATTCAACCTTTGTTGCAAGACCAACAAAGCCTGGTCCGAAAATTGAAAGGGGAAAGAAAGCAAAAGTTTCATGCTTTCCACGGATGCCTTCCCCTCTTTAATGGaattcaaattcatttaactTGGTTTAATTGCATTGGTAACATGAAAGAGAAAATGCAATTGATTTGATGGTATTAATTGATTTCACACGTTACAAGTCATGGGGATGGGGGGAGGGAAGTGGATAATTAActcattttaatttctttcttcaCTCTCATTAAAAGCTTTTtcactcttctctctcttctctctctagtttCGGTCACTTCACTGACAGTGAAGAAGCTTGTAGAAGCAAGCtatcagaggaagaagaacaGAAGCTATGAAGAAGCAAGAGGCCAAGGTGATGATGGTCCTTGCAAAAGGAAGATCTACAGTATGGCATGGCTAGGATTTTTGCCACTAAAGGCAAGGATTGAAGAAGATTCAAGATCTCCATGCCTAAAAATGGTAGCAATCCATTttggtcagagaagaagatctctTAGGTGAGGCTCGTTTTTACTTTTTGTTCATCCATCACATAAGGTatctactgtagctacgtggaggagGAAGCAAAAGTGAAGCAGATGGAACTGTCAAGGATCAAGggttcatcaagggtcagaaatcCTTCTTGGAGActaagtcaagatggaaggctcagattgatgaagcttgatgagaagggatgagagagaggtaattgcatgttggttttgctttcggttccctctctctcttctctctgtccgaaccggttttgaatgttgaagaagaagaagttggctcggtcgaaccgtttcaaccttggaagcttccccctctataataagggtgaacggccaaggcttgagacaaggagagtaagcacatagttctcatagctacccaagctaacagaagttcttctccttcaatgtgttttattttgtattttttttagttttgtttgtctgagtctcatggtgaaaaaggcaaacagtgtgaggtttgtaagaaaaagccaatgagaggaaaaagacaaagtgtacaaaattaaagaaaaagccatagatgtcctagaggtcctttgtacatctgtgttgtgtatcatgattctgtgggaatccccttccaagttgggttagcacttagcagttaaaaatttggtaggtgaccaagtcaagttcaattTTGGGGATAGATTTTAGACTtatcccggataggaagggtagttcctagggagaattggtatCTGTAATCTGTatgattataataaaattttatcattgttgtgatggagattggatgtaggctgcattgcacttagcagctgaaccaggatacttcttggtgtgattctctctctctcttctactccatttctgtttctgttgcataggagacaaaattaaaaaatatctcttgactggttacgagacaaaaagaaaatgtctcttgactagtTACAAGACAAAGAAGAAAAATCTCCTGAAGCTATTTAAAAGGGCAGAAAGTAACGCTCAGCAAAAATGggttaagattcaaccccccttctcttagccactgattaccatcaatgTTCCATCTACCATAAATCTTTGTGATATTTCTTCCCCATCTACCCTTCATTTGTGGCATCATCGTCTTGCTCATAGTTCCTTAGGAAAATTATGTCCCCTTATAGCTAAGGAGTCTTAGGGTCAGTCAATAATGAGTCTTTTGATTGTATTTCTTGTCAAACAGCAAAATAACCAGCTTTATCTTTTCCTAATAGTTCCTCTCTTGCATGTTCTTCTTTTGATCTTATACACTATGATATTTGGGGTCCTGCTCCCACACCTTTAATGGGTAGAGCTCgatattttgtgatttttattgatgattattcacgttTTACTTGGGTCTATTTGATGTCCAATAGACATGAGTTACCTCAAATTTATATCAACTTTTCCACAATGATTAAAACATAATTTTCTAAAGTCATTAAAGTATTTTGgcgtgataatgctatggaataccgtgacTCAAAATTTTTGAACTTCCTTGATGAACATGGTACTTTGTCAGAGTTTTCTTATCCCAGTACCTCTCTACAAAATGGAAGAGCAGAACGCAAATGCCATCATATTCTAGATTCTAGTCGTGCTATGCTTCTTTCCTCTTTGTGTCCTAAACGTGTTTGGGGTGAAGCCGTTCTTATTGTTGTTCACATTATCAATTGTCTTCCTTCCTCTGTTCTTGATAATATTACTCTTTTTACGCATCTTTCTCATAGGTCTCCAGACTATAGCTCTCTTCGCATCTTCGGTTgtgttttttttccttcttcagcCTCGTGAACATAATAAACTCAAACCTCGATCttgtttgtgttattttcttggtTATGGTACTGAACACAGAGATTATCATTGCTGGGATCCTATCTCTCAatgtattcgtatatctcgtcatagTATTTTttgggagcatcacatgttttctAAATTTTCCTTTTTTAAGTCTATTCCTTCCACTCAATCACCACTCTTTATTATATTGATTTGTTTCCTAGTGATACGAATGTAAATATTGTGTCAAGTTCTCCTCCTGAGATAACTACTTATGTGCCTTCTCCTGTTATCGATGATCCAAGGCCGAACGATGATCCTGCTTTTGTGGGTCTTCCTTCTTCATCCACTCGCATTTCTAGGGTAAGAAATCCACCACcgcatcttcttgattatcattgttttGCTACTATCATTCACCATCATGAACCCATGTCATACAAAGAAGCCTCTATAAATTCAAATTGGCAgcaagcaatgcaggaagaaattCAGGCATTAGACAAAGTACacacttagaatttggttgatcctccttctaatCAGGAAGCTACAAGAAGCAGATGAGTTTACAAGATTAACACTCGCTCTAATGGCTCTACTGATAGGTATAAAGCTCGATTAGTTGCTCAAGGATGTAcccaagagtatggtattgagtatgaagagacttttgctttTGTTGCTCGCCTTACATATGTTCGACCTCTTCTTGCTATTGCTGCAGTCCGCAAATGATCTttcagtcagatggatgtgaaaaTTACTTTTCTTAAtggtgatttgaaaaagaaagtctaCATGAAACCTCCTTTAGGATATTCTTGCTCTCCTAACAAAGTTTGTCTTCCTCGTAAGTCACTTTATGGTCTTAAGCAAGCACCTCGAGAATGGTTTGAAAAGTTTAGCAACACTATCTCCAATCTCGATTTCTCTTGCAGTCTTTATGATTTTGATGGCATAATTGATCTTAAGGCCAGCCTCCACCACCACTTTGAGATAAAAGATCTTGGATCTCTTAGTTATTTTCTTGGTCTTAAAGTCATCTCGTCAAATGATGGCATTTGTCTTTCTCAAGCAAAGTATGCATCTGATCTTTAGGGCAGGACTTACTGATAGTCGTACGAATTCTACTCCACTTGATCCTAATGTTTGTCTCACTCCTATGGATGGCAATTCTTTGGATACTCCCACTCTTTATCGACAATAAGTTGGTGGTCTTGTTTACCTGACTGTTACTCGACTTGATGTTGCCTATCCTGTTCATATTGTTAGTCAGTTCTTATCAGCACCTCGCACTACTCATTATGCTATTGTTCTACGAATCTTTCGCTACATCATGGGTACTATGTTTCAGGATCTTCATTTTTCAACTCAGTCTTTTTTGACTCTTCATGCATATTCTGATGCTGATTGGGTTGGTGATCTCACTGATCGACGTTCTACTAATCGCtattgtttgtttcttggtgATTTTCTTATCTCCTGGcatgccaagaaacaaactttTACCGCTCAATCAAGCACCGAAGCAGAATACCATGTTCTGGCTGACACTTCTGCTGAAGTAGTTGTGATTTGTTGGCTTCTTGAAGATTTGGGGGTCCCTCAAACTTCTCCCACTGATATCTGTTGTGATAATAGAAGTGTCATTTAGATTGTCCATAATAATGTATGCCATGagcgcaccaaacacattgagaatGATTGTCACTTTGTACGACAACGTCTCTTCATTGGTGTTATTCGTCTATTATATGGGATATGGATCAAATAGATGATATTTTACCAAATCTCATCATCCTACTCACTGTCGAA
This window contains:
- the LOC140180015 gene encoding secreted RxLR effector protein 161-like; the encoded protein is MDVKITFLNGDLKKKVYMKPPLGYSCSPNKVCLPRKSLYGLKQAPREWFEKFSNTISNLDFSCSLYDFDGIIDLKASLHHHFEIKDLGSLSYFLGLKVISSNDGICLSQANQFLSAPRTTHYAIVLRIFRYIMGTMFQDLHFSTQSFLTLHAYSDADWVGDLTDRRSTNRYCLFLGDFLISWHAKKQTFTAQSSTEAEYHVLADTSAEVVVICWLLEDLGVPQTSPTDICCDNRSVI